The following are from one region of the Hydrogenimonas sp. SS33 genome:
- a CDS encoding ATP-binding protein — protein sequence MIQKLGMENFTVFGGQHSVRFAPGLNIIIGENGSGKSHLLKLAYTLTSASHLAAAKKEATDAFADILAERFMAVFSPDALGHLVHRRKSGSRCRLTAGFADTSLDFGCTFTSLCRDRLEVTEKPEAFLPSSVLYLPTAEIFSLYGAFHALLRHRTLPLEAAYADLMAALERAPAKEIGHEMEVLLERIEGMMGGRVEAEKGRFYIVTSHGERTEMSLAGEGAGKIATVAWLIGNGTLRPGTLLFWDEPETNLNPRYIRKAVDILMHLARLGVQVFLTSHSLFLLREIEILSGRRSLAGISQRYIALGYDKKGRLLFEQADSIEEVEPVVTLEEALSQADRYLELG from the coding sequence ATGATCCAGAAACTCGGGATGGAAAACTTCACCGTCTTCGGCGGGCAGCATTCGGTCCGTTTCGCGCCGGGGCTCAACATCATCATCGGCGAGAACGGTTCGGGCAAGAGCCATCTGCTCAAGCTGGCCTATACTCTGACTTCCGCCAGCCACCTGGCCGCCGCCAAAAAAGAGGCCACCGACGCTTTCGCGGATATTCTGGCCGAAAGGTTCATGGCCGTTTTCTCACCCGACGCCCTGGGCCATCTGGTGCATCGCCGGAAATCCGGAAGCCGATGCCGCCTCACCGCCGGGTTCGCCGACACTTCCCTCGATTTCGGCTGCACCTTCACCTCCCTCTGCCGGGATAGGCTCGAAGTGACGGAAAAGCCGGAGGCTTTCCTCCCCTCTTCCGTGCTCTACCTCCCCACAGCGGAAATCTTCTCCCTCTATGGCGCTTTCCATGCCCTTTTGCGGCACCGCACCCTTCCTCTGGAAGCGGCCTATGCCGACCTGATGGCGGCACTGGAGAGAGCGCCCGCCAAAGAGATCGGCCATGAGATGGAAGTGTTGCTGGAGCGCATCGAAGGAATGATGGGAGGACGGGTGGAGGCTGAAAAGGGGCGTTTCTACATCGTCACCTCCCACGGGGAGCGGACCGAAATGTCCCTGGCGGGAGAGGGAGCGGGAAAAATCGCCACGGTCGCATGGCTCATTGGAAACGGTACGCTCAGGCCCGGAACCCTGCTCTTCTGGGACGAGCCGGAGACCAACCTCAACCCCCGGTACATCCGCAAAGCGGTGGACATTCTGATGCACCTGGCCCGGCTCGGCGTACAGGTTTTCCTGACCAGCCACAGCCTCTTTCTTCTCAGGGAGATCGAGATTCTCTCCGGGCGCCGCTCCCTCGCCGGCATTTCCCAGCGCTACATCGCCCTGGGGTACGACAAAAAGGGGCGCCTGCTCTTCGAACAGGCCGATTCCATCGAAGAGGTGGAACCGGTGGTTACCCTCGAAGAGGCCCTCAGCCAGGCCGACCGCTATCTGGAGCTCGGGTAG
- a CDS encoding APC family permease, translated as MDKQKAFGLWSAVFLGIGSMVGAGIFIVIGQAGAIAGNIVWLSFIFGGIAAVLSGYSLAKLALRYPSRGGIVEYLVQGFGEGVFSGAASVLFYFSQLIALAAVAKSFGAYASTFTHGSQDPFVVNLFAVGIVAFFTLINLVGASIVAKSENLIVAVKVTILVVFAIAALFTIHPEYLSVKEMPPMKNMLFAIGLTFFAYQGFSVITNTVEDMEDPRRTMMRAMMWAIGIVAALYILVSIAVLGNLPLAEVIKTKDYALAEAAKPIFGIWGFKIMAATALLATASAINATLYAATEIGYTMAKEGNLPKVYSYNVFHSFEGLVISGVLIIPLILFFNLSEVTTVAALAVLVVQGLTHVGHLFRIKETGANVWAICCAIVAMFAIAGLTLYYTSLHDPMIGYYLLAAFALAFAVEVLLRFFTKRVVSRQIVDLFNVKRFYEEFEK; from the coding sequence ATGGACAAGCAAAAAGCGTTCGGTTTGTGGAGTGCCGTCTTTCTTGGCATCGGCTCGATGGTCGGTGCGGGTATCTTCATCGTCATCGGCCAGGCCGGGGCGATTGCGGGGAACATCGTCTGGCTCTCTTTCATTTTCGGCGGCATCGCCGCGGTGTTGAGCGGCTATTCACTGGCGAAGCTGGCGCTGCGCTACCCCTCGCGGGGCGGCATTGTGGAGTACCTGGTGCAGGGGTTTGGGGAGGGGGTCTTCTCCGGTGCCGCCAGCGTCCTTTTTTACTTCTCCCAGCTCATCGCCCTGGCGGCGGTGGCCAAATCTTTCGGCGCCTATGCCAGCACCTTCACCCACGGCAGCCAGGACCCTTTCGTCGTCAACCTCTTCGCCGTGGGGATCGTCGCCTTTTTCACCCTCATCAATCTTGTCGGCGCCTCCATCGTCGCCAAGTCCGAGAATCTCATCGTGGCGGTGAAAGTGACGATTCTGGTGGTTTTCGCCATCGCCGCACTCTTTACGATCCATCCCGAGTACCTTTCGGTGAAGGAGATGCCGCCCATGAAGAACATGCTTTTCGCCATCGGCCTCACCTTCTTCGCCTACCAGGGTTTCAGCGTCATCACCAACACCGTTGAAGATATGGAAGACCCCAGACGGACAATGATGCGGGCGATGATGTGGGCCATCGGCATCGTGGCGGCGCTCTACATTCTGGTCTCCATCGCCGTGCTGGGCAACCTGCCCCTTGCGGAGGTCATCAAGACCAAAGACTACGCCCTGGCTGAAGCCGCCAAGCCGATCTTCGGGATTTGGGGCTTCAAGATCATGGCGGCGACGGCGCTTCTGGCCACCGCTTCGGCCATCAACGCCACCCTCTACGCCGCCACGGAGATCGGCTATACCATGGCGAAGGAGGGGAACCTGCCCAAAGTCTACAGCTACAACGTCTTCCACTCTTTCGAAGGGCTCGTCATCAGTGGAGTGCTCATCATTCCGCTGATTCTCTTCTTCAACCTTTCGGAAGTGACGACCGTGGCGGCGCTCGCGGTGCTGGTAGTACAGGGTCTGACCCATGTGGGGCACCTTTTCCGCATCAAGGAGACGGGCGCCAATGTCTGGGCCATCTGCTGCGCCATCGTGGCGATGTTCGCCATCGCCGGGCTGACGCTCTACTACACCAGCCTCCACGACCCGATGATCGGGTACTACCTCCTGGCCGCCTTCGCCCTCGCTTTCGCCGTGGAGGTGCTGCTTCGCTTCTTCACCAAACGGGTCGTCTCCAGGCAGATCGTCGACCTTTTCAACGTCAAACGTTTTTATGAGGAGTTTGAAAAGTAG
- a CDS encoding response regulator transcription factor, translating into MRAKLLLLEDDDVLSETLVDLLENHDFSVEHAISGEEAIEKSFEKHFDLMILDVNVPVMNGFELLKSLRDAGVTTPAIFITARTDIASLAHGFDVGADDYLKKPFDFDELLIRIDALLRKSFHSRADEIDVGAFRFYVGRSELYRETDYIPLPPSELKLARLFFQHRGHTVEKIRLLEALGDGTEASEGALRVHIAKLRKIGLPILTVKGVGYRLETT; encoded by the coding sequence ATGAGAGCCAAACTACTCCTTCTTGAAGATGACGACGTCCTCTCCGAAACATTGGTCGATCTCCTCGAGAACCACGATTTTTCGGTCGAACACGCAATAAGCGGGGAAGAGGCGATCGAAAAAAGTTTCGAGAAACATTTCGATTTGATGATACTCGATGTCAATGTTCCCGTCATGAACGGTTTCGAACTTCTCAAAAGCCTGAGAGACGCGGGGGTGACGACCCCCGCCATCTTCATCACGGCCCGGACCGATATCGCATCGTTGGCCCATGGTTTCGACGTGGGGGCGGACGACTACCTGAAAAAGCCCTTCGACTTCGACGAACTGCTGATCCGCATCGATGCGCTGCTGCGAAAGTCGTTTCATTCTCGTGCCGACGAGATTGACGTGGGAGCGTTTCGATTTTATGTCGGAAGAAGCGAACTCTACAGAGAAACCGACTACATTCCCCTGCCTCCTTCGGAACTGAAGCTCGCCCGGCTCTTTTTTCAACACAGAGGCCACACGGTAGAAAAAATACGGCTTCTCGAAGCGTTGGGCGACGGTACCGAGGCAAGTGAAGGAGCCTTGAGAGTGCATATCGCCAAACTTCGGAAGATCGGCCTGCCCATATTGACCGTCAAAGGTGTAGGATATCGGCTTGAAACGACGTGA
- a CDS encoding HAMP domain-containing sensor histidine kinase: MPLHNYYLEVRKSTQTFEKKIANIKKEIIAVQILLLFLFGVLSYVLAKNATKPLEESIELLDAFAKDLIHDLNTPVTSIKLNLTLLEQMPDIKKNPRILQRLRKSAHTISELHQNLKILLEEKTFQMERTDLCPIVNEIVEIQKPLYKNLTFIVECRHFHAHIHANAMKQLLLNIIANACRYNHPNGYVKIHTKGRSLVIEDSGIGIDDPEKIFNRNYSKSGSSGLGLDIVKRLAMAMQIGIDVKQSENGGTLFILTMR; encoded by the coding sequence ATGCCCTTGCACAATTACTATCTCGAAGTGCGAAAATCGACACAAACGTTCGAAAAGAAAATCGCAAATATCAAAAAAGAGATAATCGCCGTACAGATTCTGTTACTCTTTCTCTTTGGAGTTCTGAGTTATGTATTGGCAAAAAACGCCACCAAACCGCTGGAGGAGAGCATTGAACTTCTTGACGCTTTCGCCAAAGACCTGATACACGATCTCAATACTCCCGTCACGTCGATTAAACTCAACCTCACTTTGTTGGAGCAGATGCCGGATATCAAAAAAAACCCACGCATTCTGCAACGCCTTCGCAAAAGTGCCCATACCATTTCAGAACTGCATCAAAACCTGAAAATCCTTCTCGAGGAGAAGACTTTTCAAATGGAACGGACCGATCTTTGTCCCATCGTCAACGAGATTGTGGAGATACAGAAACCTCTCTACAAAAACCTCACCTTTATCGTCGAATGCCGGCATTTCCATGCACACATCCATGCCAATGCGATGAAGCAGCTCCTGTTGAATATCATTGCCAACGCCTGCAGATACAACCATCCAAACGGCTATGTGAAGATCCACACAAAAGGCCGGTCGCTCGTCATCGAAGACAGTGGAATCGGCATCGACGATCCGGAAAAGATTTTCAATCGCAACTATAGCAAAAGCGGAAGCAGCGGCCTGGGGCTCGACATTGTCAAAAGGTTGGCGATGGCGATGCAGATTGGGATCGACGTGAAACAGAGTGAAAACGGCGGCACGCTTTTCATCTTAACGATGCGTTAA
- a CDS encoding DUF2202 domain-containing protein: MRVISKYIVAVSVVIALSFLTGCGGGSGGDDVPNTQLTDAQKYSLAYMWNEEKLAKDIYLAMNENTPHMTLYNIATNSETQHEAAVESLVQQYDINITNLENYEIYYSEEELRAFGPGKFGVPEIQKLYDTLYAKGSQSLQDALEVGCMVEVTDVEDLDKYIETANGNTNLVTVFTYLRNGSYNHYWAFDTALKSLGISEGCCSLGKQYCKTPEEYPVSRGTPNGGNGYRGGR; this comes from the coding sequence ATGAGAGTCATATCAAAGTATATCGTTGCGGTATCGGTTGTCATAGCTTTGTCATTCCTCACGGGGTGCGGAGGCGGAAGCGGCGGTGATGATGTTCCAAACACGCAACTCACCGATGCGCAAAAATATTCTCTTGCGTATATGTGGAACGAAGAGAAGCTTGCCAAAGACATCTATCTGGCGATGAATGAAAACACACCGCACATGACATTATACAATATCGCCACGAACTCGGAAACGCAACACGAAGCGGCCGTTGAATCTCTGGTGCAACAATACGATATCAATATCACAAATCTCGAAAATTATGAAATCTATTACTCGGAAGAGGAGCTTAGGGCATTTGGTCCGGGAAAGTTCGGCGTACCTGAAATACAAAAGCTATACGATACGCTCTATGCCAAAGGAAGTCAGTCACTTCAAGATGCTTTGGAAGTAGGATGTATGGTCGAAGTGACGGATGTGGAGGACCTGGACAAATATATCGAAACGGCGAATGGCAACACAAATCTGGTGACGGTATTCACATACCTCAGAAACGGAAGCTATAACCATTACTGGGCTTTCGACACTGCGCTTAAATCTCTTGGAATCAGTGAAGGGTGTTGTTCCCTTGGAAAACAATATTGCAAGACACCTGAAGAGTACCCCGTTTCCAGAGGAACACCGAATGGGGGGAACGGATATCGGGGCGGAAGATAA
- a CDS encoding EF-hand domain-containing protein codes for MKRTILMMAMAITGVLAQGPQMPTFADFDRDGNGKVTQQEFQQTRQERMTQRAKEGRMMKNAQNAPQFGDIDTNGDGFIDQTEFRNHQRSHMRSQRGGQGQGRGMGRGRNW; via the coding sequence ATGAAACGGACGATCTTGATGATGGCAATGGCAATAACAGGAGTACTGGCACAGGGGCCACAGATGCCCACATTTGCCGATTTCGACAGAGATGGAAACGGAAAAGTGACACAGCAGGAGTTTCAGCAAACACGGCAAGAACGCATGACGCAACGTGCAAAAGAGGGCCGTATGATGAAAAATGCCCAGAACGCGCCGCAGTTTGGCGATATCGATACAAACGGTGACGGTTTTATTGATCAAACGGAATTTCGAAACCATCAGCGAAGTCATATGCGTTCGCAAAGAGGCGGCCAGGGGCAAGGCCGCGGCATGGGAAGAGGAAGAAACTGGTAA
- a CDS encoding heme-binding domain-containing protein produces MKLKKWFIGAGILFVLIQFVPYGHDHENPAVVTEPNWADDWTRKTFMRSCGDCHSNETEWPWYSKIAPVSWLVAYDVKEGREHFNVSMWGHQKKNKGEDAAEEVEEGEMPPLPYLLMHPDSHLNDAEKRRFIERLKHTFGEDSDEDDN; encoded by the coding sequence ATGAAATTGAAAAAATGGTTTATAGGAGCGGGGATCCTCTTCGTTCTCATTCAGTTTGTACCGTATGGTCACGACCATGAAAACCCAGCGGTGGTTACGGAACCGAATTGGGCGGACGACTGGACTCGGAAAACCTTCATGCGTTCTTGTGGCGACTGCCACTCCAACGAAACCGAATGGCCGTGGTATAGCAAAATCGCACCCGTATCATGGTTGGTGGCATACGATGTGAAAGAGGGGCGGGAACATTTCAACGTCTCCATGTGGGGACATCAGAAAAAGAATAAAGGTGAAGATGCCGCTGAAGAGGTCGAAGAGGGAGAAATGCCACCGCTGCCCTATCTTCTTATGCATCCTGATTCTCACTTGAACGATGCGGAGAAGAGAAGATTCATCGAAAGACTTAAACACACTTTCGGAGAGGATAGTGATGAAGATGATAATTGA
- a CDS encoding TolC family protein, translating into MKFIVLIVFVWSFSFGADTLTLRQCLDMAIQTHPDIKTWLYKSEQAKEEVAAQKSARLPQVSVSAEYDPQRTYVMPQLGRFHTVDDDGWSVGAQVWQKVYDFSQTAGRIEAAKSREQIARLGTEEAKALMRYRVRTAYALLLVQKAAVEARRKDLAAKRALYKQAKALYAQGLKTRADESRFRASAKAAEDALAQARSAYEKAKASLEALTGFTITDTTQLQKKVLTGLSPAAEDLNTTLSGNLRLLMAKEEIETARSEAKTAQGAKYGSVDAFAEVSRIGSLSDYDTTLLGIRYTLPLYTGGRLGAEAQSAKIAQMSAASRKESTRRAVVEEYRGLVADLRAAQRRIEARMAQERSMEEMKKLISARYKAGLETYVAVLDAQAAWLDARLGLLSALYTRAASLFRLEYLNGK; encoded by the coding sequence TTGAAATTCATCGTATTGATTGTTTTTGTATGGTCCTTTTCGTTCGGAGCCGATACCCTCACACTTCGGCAGTGCCTGGATATGGCGATTCAAACCCATCCCGACATCAAGACGTGGCTCTACAAAAGCGAGCAGGCGAAAGAGGAGGTCGCGGCACAAAAGAGCGCCCGGCTTCCCCAGGTGTCGGTTTCGGCGGAGTACGACCCCCAACGCACCTATGTGATGCCGCAGTTGGGGCGCTTTCATACCGTGGACGATGACGGCTGGAGTGTCGGGGCGCAGGTATGGCAGAAGGTCTACGACTTCTCCCAGACCGCCGGACGCATCGAGGCGGCGAAGAGCCGGGAACAAATCGCCCGCCTCGGCACCGAAGAGGCCAAAGCCCTGATGCGCTACCGTGTCAGGACGGCCTACGCCCTGTTACTGGTGCAAAAGGCGGCCGTCGAGGCGAGGCGCAAGGACCTGGCGGCAAAAAGGGCGCTCTACAAGCAGGCGAAGGCACTCTACGCCCAGGGGCTCAAGACCCGCGCCGACGAGAGCCGTTTCCGTGCCAGCGCCAAAGCGGCGGAAGACGCCCTCGCCCAGGCACGCTCGGCCTACGAAAAGGCGAAAGCCTCGCTCGAAGCGCTGACGGGGTTCACCATTACCGACACCACGCAACTGCAAAAGAAGGTCCTAACCGGGCTCTCCCCGGCTGCCGAAGACCTCAACACCACCCTCTCCGGCAACCTGCGCCTCTTAATGGCGAAAGAGGAGATCGAAACGGCCCGTTCGGAAGCCAAAACGGCCCAAGGGGCGAAATATGGTAGCGTCGACGCCTTCGCCGAAGTCTCCCGCATCGGCTCCCTAAGCGACTACGACACGACGCTGCTGGGCATCCGCTATACGCTCCCCCTCTACACCGGCGGACGGCTCGGCGCCGAAGCCCAGAGCGCCAAAATCGCCCAAATGTCCGCCGCCTCCCGGAAGGAGAGCACCCGGCGCGCCGTCGTCGAGGAGTACCGCGGCCTGGTGGCCGACCTGCGCGCCGCCCAAAGGCGCATCGAAGCGAGAATGGCCCAAGAGAGATCGATGGAGGAGATGAAAAAGCTCATCAGCGCCCGCTACAAAGCGGGCCTGGAGACCTACGTGGCGGTCCTCGACGCCCAGGCGGCATGGCTCGATGCCAGACTGGGACTTCTAAGCGCCCTCTACACCCGCGCGGCATCCCTTTTCAGACTGGAGTATCTCAATGGCAAATAG
- a CDS encoding efflux RND transporter periplasmic adaptor subunit — protein MANRWIKWSLFLVVAAIAGWLFYQKVYLPKTTYRSVTAKSGTMEATVFGIGTVSAKNLYPLCSVTGGRLLAVNKEEGDWVKKGETVARIDPVDLPQQLGAAKAAERKAQYETEAAKRSLKALEAQRRLAAITFERYTKLKSQGFAARAEYDRAKADLDAVTAQIAATKSQIAASEAEAHRAHSNVEALEERMKKLTLYAPFDGYVVKKEARAAQTLAPQAPVVTVVRPEEVWVRINIDERISGRVKVGQKAAIRLRSHPEEAMTGRVARIEPESDPVTEERIVDIRFDRLPRPFYLNEQAEAQIETGILRDAVIVPTRALTHGGLWLYRNGRAHFQKVRVLAEKEGKAAISDIAPGSRIIIPDPRKKPLRENGSVHL, from the coding sequence ATGGCAAATAGATGGATCAAATGGAGCCTCTTTCTGGTCGTTGCGGCGATCGCCGGATGGCTCTTCTACCAAAAAGTCTACCTTCCCAAAACCACCTATCGCAGTGTCACGGCAAAGAGCGGCACGATGGAAGCGACGGTTTTCGGCATCGGCACGGTGAGTGCGAAGAACCTCTACCCCCTCTGCTCCGTCACCGGCGGCAGGCTTTTGGCCGTGAACAAAGAGGAGGGAGATTGGGTGAAAAAAGGGGAGACAGTCGCCCGCATCGACCCCGTCGACCTCCCCCAGCAGCTTGGGGCGGCCAAGGCGGCGGAGAGGAAAGCGCAGTACGAAACAGAAGCGGCGAAAAGGTCCCTAAAGGCGCTGGAGGCGCAGAGGAGGCTGGCAGCGATCACCTTCGAGCGGTACACTAAGCTCAAATCCCAGGGATTTGCCGCCAGGGCCGAGTATGACAGGGCCAAAGCGGACCTGGATGCCGTCACCGCCCAAATCGCGGCGACGAAATCGCAGATCGCCGCTTCCGAAGCGGAGGCGCACAGGGCCCACAGCAACGTCGAAGCGCTCGAAGAGAGAATGAAAAAGCTCACCCTCTACGCCCCCTTCGACGGCTATGTGGTCAAAAAAGAGGCCAGAGCCGCCCAGACCCTGGCGCCCCAGGCCCCCGTCGTCACCGTCGTGCGGCCCGAAGAGGTGTGGGTACGCATCAACATCGACGAGAGGATCTCCGGCCGTGTCAAGGTGGGCCAGAAAGCCGCCATCCGCCTGCGCTCCCACCCCGAAGAGGCGATGACGGGCCGCGTGGCGCGCATCGAGCCCGAAAGCGACCCCGTGACGGAGGAGCGCATCGTCGACATCCGTTTCGACCGGCTTCCCCGCCCCTTCTACCTGAACGAACAGGCCGAAGCGCAGATAGAGACGGGAATCCTCCGCGATGCGGTCATCGTCCCGACCCGCGCCCTGACCCACGGCGGCCTCTGGCTCTACCGAAACGGCAGGGCCCACTTTCAGAAAGTGCGCGTCCTGGCCGAAAAAGAGGGCAAAGCGGCCATCAGCGACATCGCGCCCGGCAGCAGGATTATCATTCCCGATCCCCGAAAAAAGCCGCTGCGTGAAAACGGGAGCGTCCACCTGTGA
- a CDS encoding ABC transporter permease — MIDLARRDIAHAKLKFLVTAMGVGMLLGIVLIMVGVYRGMIIDAQVLLDDVGADLWIVQQNTLGPFAQSSRIHEDLKNTLKAQPGIDKTAALAFMGFQIRVPGGEMKRIYSVGYDPFGEISPINPKRLVAGRPIAKAHYETVVSQKLGFKLGDTIPMGRDRYTVVGITRGAVSSGGEPVIYLSLKDAQKLQFLYSNARIRNDRARGMNVQADQHLVNAVVATLKPGYDADTVAENIRRWKHLGAYTDAQERWVLTVNVIEMAKKQIGMFTVILITVSSIIIALIIYTMTLEKIKEIAIMKLVGIPNTMITTMIVKETLALGVLAFGFANLFAHAIWDKFPKRVVLEWPDAWGLFGVVLVASIAASLFGVFKAIRADERQAIGG, encoded by the coding sequence GTGATCGACCTGGCCCGCAGGGATATCGCCCACGCCAAGCTCAAATTCCTCGTCACCGCCATGGGGGTGGGGATGCTGCTGGGGATCGTCCTCATCATGGTGGGGGTCTACCGGGGGATGATCATCGACGCCCAGGTGCTCCTGGACGATGTGGGCGCCGACCTCTGGATCGTCCAGCAGAACACCCTGGGCCCCTTCGCCCAGAGCTCCCGCATCCACGAAGACCTCAAAAACACCCTCAAAGCCCAGCCCGGCATCGACAAAACCGCCGCCCTGGCCTTCATGGGCTTTCAGATCCGCGTTCCAGGCGGCGAAATGAAGCGCATCTACAGCGTAGGCTACGACCCCTTCGGTGAGATCTCCCCCATCAACCCCAAGCGCCTCGTGGCGGGCCGTCCCATCGCCAAAGCCCACTACGAAACGGTGGTCTCCCAAAAACTGGGCTTCAAGCTCGGAGACACAATCCCGATGGGGCGCGACCGCTACACGGTGGTGGGTATCACCAGGGGAGCCGTCTCTTCCGGCGGCGAGCCGGTGATCTACCTCAGCCTCAAAGACGCCCAGAAGCTGCAATTCCTCTACTCCAACGCCCGTATCCGTAACGACCGGGCCAGGGGGATGAACGTCCAGGCCGACCAACACCTGGTCAACGCCGTTGTCGCCACCCTCAAGCCCGGCTACGACGCCGACACCGTGGCCGAAAACATCCGGCGCTGGAAGCATCTTGGCGCTTATACCGATGCCCAGGAGCGCTGGGTATTGACTGTTAATGTGATCGAGATGGCCAAAAAACAAATCGGGATGTTCACCGTCATTCTCATCACGGTCTCGAGCATCATCATCGCCCTCATCATCTACACCATGACCCTGGAGAAGATCAAGGAGATCGCCATCATGAAGCTGGTGGGTATCCCCAACACGATGATTACGACGATGATCGTCAAGGAGACCCTGGCCCTGGGGGTTTTGGCCTTTGGCTTCGCCAACCTCTTCGCCCACGCCATCTGGGACAAATTCCCCAAACGGGTAGTGCTGGAGTGGCCTGACGCCTGGGGGCTCTTTGGCGTGGTGCTCGTCGCCTCCATCGCCGCCAGCCTCTTTGGGGTCTTCAAAGCGATCCGTGCCGACGAGCGGCAGGCGATTGGGGGATAG
- a CDS encoding ABC transporter ATP-binding protein yields MSDTGIKVENLTKVFGKGDTEVRVLENASLEVKKGEFAALVAPSGAGKTTLLMMIGCVEKPTSGKIWLGDDLVWDEDHWSIRDPRRIRREKLGFIFQAHYLIPFLDILENVILIPTTNGMPRKAAEKRAMELLEYFDIGDKAHAMPNQLSGGQNQRAAIARALSNDPHIVLADEPTAALDMTRAVNVVKMLRKIAKERHVAIIMVTHDARLLPYCDKILSIENRKVVTKTQVAQELI; encoded by the coding sequence ATGAGCGATACCGGTATCAAAGTGGAGAACCTTACCAAAGTCTTCGGCAAGGGGGATACGGAGGTTCGGGTGCTCGAAAATGCCTCTTTGGAGGTCAAGAAGGGGGAGTTCGCCGCGCTCGTGGCTCCCAGCGGCGCGGGGAAGACGACGCTGCTGATGATGATCGGCTGTGTGGAGAAGCCCACAAGCGGCAAGATATGGCTGGGCGACGACCTGGTCTGGGACGAAGACCACTGGAGCATCCGTGACCCCCGGCGCATCCGGCGGGAAAAGCTGGGTTTCATCTTTCAGGCCCACTACCTCATCCCCTTTCTCGACATCCTCGAAAACGTCATCCTCATCCCCACCACCAACGGCATGCCCCGCAAAGCCGCCGAAAAAAGGGCAATGGAGCTGCTGGAGTATTTCGATATTGGCGACAAGGCCCACGCCATGCCTAACCAGCTCTCCGGCGGCCAGAACCAGCGCGCCGCCATCGCCCGGGCTCTCTCCAACGACCCGCATATCGTCCTCGCCGACGAACCCACCGCCGCCCTGGACATGACCCGGGCGGTCAACGTGGTCAAAATGCTGCGAAAGATCGCCAAAGAGCGCCACGTCGCCATCATCATGGTCACCCACGACGCCCGGCTGCTTCCCTACTGCGACAAGATTCTCTCCATCGAGAACCGCAAAGTCGTCACCAAAACTCAGGTGGCGCAGGAACTGATTTGA
- a CDS encoding DUF308 domain-containing protein, translating to MWQLWLNMDPETKEKIAKNAKVAGIILALIGLVGIIFPGIMSVAVVFFVAWMMLFGGLMTGYFTWMSDRSDWLGWLKTFVLVITALLLIFKPLPGIAAVGLLLAIYFLFDSFGNMALAFAMKPAKGWWMWLLNGLLSLVLAVIFLIGWPFSSLYLVGLFVGISLLFDGIILFTLGSYLKKSE from the coding sequence ATGTGGCAACTTTGGCTCAATATGGATCCGGAAACAAAAGAAAAAATCGCCAAAAACGCGAAAGTGGCGGGTATCATTCTGGCGCTCATCGGGCTTGTGGGTATCATTTTCCCCGGCATCATGTCGGTGGCCGTCGTCTTTTTCGTCGCCTGGATGATGCTCTTCGGGGGCCTGATGACCGGCTACTTCACCTGGATGAGCGACCGCAGTGACTGGCTGGGATGGCTCAAAACCTTCGTTCTCGTCATCACCGCCCTGCTGCTCATCTTCAAACCGCTTCCCGGCATCGCCGCTGTGGGGCTGCTGCTGGCCATCTACTTTCTCTTCGACTCTTTCGGCAACATGGCCCTCGCTTTTGCGATGAAACCGGCGAAAGGGTGGTGGATGTGGCTGCTCAACGGCCTTCTCTCCCTCGTTCTCGCCGTCATCTTCCTGATAGGCTGGCCCTTCTCCTCCCTCTACCTGGTCGGCCTCTTCGTCGGCATCAGCCTCCTTTTTGACGGTATCATCCTCTTCACCCTCGGAAGTTACCTGAAAAAGAGTGAATGA